One genomic window of Osmia bicornis bicornis chromosome 5, iOsmBic2.1, whole genome shotgun sequence includes the following:
- the LOC114877940 gene encoding myb-like protein X isoform X1, with the protein MPRSTRDSEEEVDPKPGRKTRLTDVVSVDSPLRRSSRIKSVKQNESSPESLSSDTSNVSNTQTKVTRRRTGIMDNTTTTEKQRSLRSRMNSGSLDVSEVTENGTNTMTPTKRNRNSITGDVLNKTNNRRSTQFTRAGSESKTSPIRVTRNTRSTSMEPESVAVNKYMDKNESECVHTSSRMRRRTLVVPSEATVVEEKEENMKVVVVKLDRTLPNVSEVKEMDLNDPLKSAQKHDPMSSAEDNLNSSCQSLNEKSIENSSVKELPNNIAEKLKEEESANDSSTLKNKPTKESESNEQKSESIQETCNKDQGSEPVEETPTELKEVPIKEEESANDSSTLKSKPTEKSGSDEQNFESIQETCNKNQRSEVIEGNDSDITATNSLQDIPATEWKEKNVANDSVFEIRNTEDMKIQKKDAFDYTSELAVEIHSLSEPMLNASSDKNVPLKISSDLSSCESIELVQCMDDVMTTDDEKLTETSLTLNKETTKVHNEESNEIVNDSTISNIEKTISANEESGKDNIKSNTSMNDKDDIKKEVHKPDTLGNVQNDYGMSCTNTCSSPNSTNTVPLTSPDKSSTANPECSPILKNKETSELKSINKTNTSFPNTNSGKSSNADQDSVTDVVKSSPPVTVTEPAVTPTEHDEKVPKKGLKEEESTNDLSTLKKKLTEKSGSDEQKSESIQETCNKNQESEAVESNDSDKIATNLFQDIPDVEWKEKNSAKSTNTDGDSVTDVVKSSAPFTVTETPTELDEEVTKKEELKEKEFANDSSTLKNKPTEKSGSDEQKSESIQETCNKNKGSEAVESNDSDTTATDLFQDIPAAEWNEKNTDVDKNSIHLVSTEQLENEMEAECDLVLIDKEASENMKAAREKEASDYDSDESVVLKLRLDSVIAQKNEKTKMNKSVDKMNDSKDATSNENDIDNETTNTKDLDEIENKNQDTSITEQRTEHSASSRKLRERKRSNESHKITEAEENLSESITKKQKPLNKSTSKADVSRKSLNKSIQKEMESESTSAKKSKEKQSLNISSKKQRSCIEESDTEAKDSSISEKKSNAKKKFSRKRSTIRTIQSNSDDNNSESGDSANIELPKFMLDEASNTGSNESDKSMDSDIEKEYNLGGKDTSKFSDDDVRGDECRASETESSDPEDNGSDLEDFIVDDVEEDEESEEEGEKANEKIEIEELHTDENTRENQEKEIKEQDEAMQVQEPDVIEDKIKEGITEEELQNENEQENIEDVDKLINTSSKQKSKLEISDRLSRSQTNRKKKLKKVDTSQSEKSEKENNLSDLSLKQKVLSVADNILEVDRQKKRKKRKQSAEKNNTTILIEDSFLEDIDSQIVSKDKNVVSTIDADKNKKVEKVFLNEKKKRQKITHTDINKDVEEEVLHEEITDTKTKITKKPKKIKKKQEKEITENVPDICSGNQVLGKKKKKISEPLLNEEITTTRISKKTPKLSKDIVLQDDETAVEQLPKKKKKLLSKDASSQEKVLAKTLDKKQNLSSNDTSQNKNISAEKLSKKQNKLVEKVANSEVKPVKKSIKLQQSVSDSNEGPTIVKFSEVREEALKAVKRITDGIKVTKEKKNKKQKERMQEVELENEKPKSKKQKIIDNKTTSTKGIKRLSDEFLENLSDVPSKPLKKKKLSEIKNQTLPSRSMFDSRANKVENVYVEEDFDTVSSYGGTTQFAVENIQKMKKKKKIPGVVSFKQKMIARNSRQPVSAYLMYLEKQKIAGKDTFCNKPY; encoded by the exons ATGCCACGTTCTACAAGAGATtcagaagaagaagtagatCCAAAGCCCG gTCGCAAAACTCGTTTAACTGATGTAGTATCAGTCGATTCACCGCTTCGTCGCAGTTCTCGAATTAAATCAGTTAAGCAAAATGAATCCTCACCCGAATCACTTTCAAGTGATACTAGTAACGTTAGTAATACCCAGACGAAAGTAACAAGGAGACGAACGGGTATAATGGATAATACTACTACAACTGAAAAACAAAGGTCCTTACGTTCTAGAATGAATTCTGGATCTTTAGATGTTAGTGAAGTCACAGAAAATGGCACTAATACTATGACACCAActaaaagaaatagaaatagtaTTACGGGTGATGTGCTTAACAAAACTAATAATCGAAGAAG taCACAATTTACAAGAGCTGGTTCAGAGTCAAAAACATCACCAATAAGAGTTACACGTAATACCAGATCCACTTCCATGGAACCTGAAAGCGTTGCAGTAAATAAGTATATGGACAAAAATGAAAGTGAATGTGTACATACATCCAGTAGGATGAGAAGACGAACATTAGTAGTACCTTCAGAAGCTACTGTTGtagaggagaaagaagagaataTGAAAGTTGTAGTGGTGAAATTAGATCGTACATTACCTAATGTTAGCGAAGTTAAAGAAATGG atttaaatGATCCCCTTAAATCAGCCCAGAAACATGATCCAATGTCAAGTGCAGAAGATAATCTTAATTCAAGTTGCCAGTCTCTAAATGAAAAAAGCATAGAAAATAGTAGTG TTAAGGAACTACCTAATAATATCGCGGAAAaactaaaagaagaagaatcagCAAATGATTCATCAacattaaaaaacaaacctacaaaagaatcagaatcaaatgAACAAAAATCCGAGTCCATTCAAGAAACATGTAACAAGGATCAAGGAAGTGAACCTGTTGAAG AGACGCCAACTGAGCTTAAAGAAGTAccaataaaagaagaagaatcagCGAATGATTCATCAACGTTAAAAAGCAAACCTACAGAAAAATCAGGATCAGATGAACAAAACTTCGAGTCCATTCAAGAAACATGTAACAAGAATCAAAGAAGTGAAGTTATTGAAGGCAATGATTCTGACATAACTGCAACAAATTCATTACAAGATATTCCAGCTACTgaatggaaagaaaagaatgtagCTAATGATTCAGTGTTTGAAATACGAAATACAGAAGATATGAAAATACAGAAGAAGGATGCTTTTGATTACACGTCAGAATTAGCTGTAGAAATACATTCATTAAGTGAACCTATGCTTAATGCAAGTTCAGATAAGaatgttcctttaaaaatatcTTCAGATTTAAGTTCTTGTGAGAGTATTGAACTTGTACAATGTATGGATGATGTAATGACAACAGATGATGAGAAACTTACAGAAACTAGTCTTACATTGAATAAGGAAACCACAAAAGTACATAATGAAGAATCtaatgaaattgtaaatgattCTACTATTTCAAATATAGAGAAAACTATTAGTGCAAATGAAGAATCTGGAAAAGATAATATCAAATCAAATACAAGTATGAATGATAAGGATGATATCAAGAAAGAAGTTCATAAACCGGATACTTTAGGAAATGTGCAGAATGATTATGGAATGAGTTGTACAAACACTTGTTCGTCTCCTAATTCAACAAATACAGTGCCATTAACTTCGCCGGATAAATCGTCGACCGCAAATCCTGAATGCTCTCCTATTTTAAAGAATAAAGAGACATCTGAACttaaaagtataaataaaacaaatacaTCGTTCCCTAATACGAATAGTGGTAAATCTTCTAACGCAGATCAAGATAGCGTAACCGACGTAGTTAAAAGTAGTCCACCCGTCACTGTTACAGAGCCGGCTGTTACGCCAACTGAGCATGATGAAAAAGTACCAAAAAAAGGactgaaagaagaagaatctACAAATGATTTATcaacgttaaaaaaaaaacttacaGAAAAATCTGGATCAGATGAACAAAAATCCGAGTCCATTCAAGAAACATGTAACAAGAATCAAGAAAGTGAAGCTGTTGAAAGTAATGATTCTGACAAAATTgcaacaaatttatttcaagatATTCCAGATGTTgaatggaaagaaaagaatagtgCTAAATCTACTAACACAGATGGGGATAGCGTAACTGATGTGGTTAAAAGTAGTGCACCTTTCACTGTTACAGAGACGCCAACTGAGCTTGATGAAGaagtaacaaaaaaagaagaactaaaagaaaaagaatttgcaAATGATTCATCaacgttaaaaaataaacCTACAGAAAAATCAGGATCAGATGAACAAAAATCCGAGTCCATTCAAGAAACATGTAACAAGAATAAAGGTAGTGAAGCTGTTGAAAGCAATGATTCTGATACAACtgcaacagatttatttcaAGATATTCCAGCTGCTGAATGGAACGAAAAGAATACTGATGTTGATAAGAATTCGATACATTTAGTGTCAACAGAGCAActtgaaaatgaaatggaaGCTGAATGCGATCTCGTTTTAATTGACAAAGAAGCATCTGAAAATATGAAAGCAGCAAGGGAGAAAGAAGCCTCTGATTATGACTCGGATGAGAGTGTTGTGTTAAAATTACGATTGGATTCTGTAATAGCACagaagaatgaaaaaacgaaaatgaataaatcagTAGACAAAATGAATGATAGTAAAGACGCAACTTCAAATGAAAATGACATAGACAATGAAACGACAAATACAAAAGATTTggatgaaatagaaaataaaaatcaggATACATCAATAACAGAACAACGAACTGAACATTCTGCTTCGAGTCGGAAATTACGTGAGAGAAAACGTTCAAACGAATCTCATAAAATAACGGAAGCGGAGGAGAATTTGTCCGAAAGTATtacaaaaaaacaaaaaccGCTTAACAAGTCAACCTCTAAAGCAGATGTAAGCAGAAAATCTTTGAATAAATCTATtcaaaaagaaatggaaagtgAAAGTACATCAGCTAAAAAAAGTAAAGAGAAACAATCcttaaatatttcttcaaaaaAACAAAGAAGCTGTATAGAAGAATCTGATACTGAAGCTAAAGACTCCAGCATttctgaaaagaaaagtaatgCTAAAAAGAAATTCAGTAGAAAGCGTTCGACAATAAGGACCATTCAATCTAATTCTGATGATAATAACAGTGAATCTGGTGATTCTGCAAATATAGAGTTACCTAAATTTATGTTAGATGAAGCATCTAATACTGGCAGTAACGAATCTGATAAAAGTATGGACTCTGatattgaaaaagaatacAATCTTGGTGGTAAAGATACTTCGAAGTTTTCTGATGATGATGTCCGAGGAGATGAATGCAGAGCATCAGAAACAGAATCATCGGATCCAGAAGATAATGGATCAGATCTTGAAGATTTTATTGTTGATGATGttgaagaagatgaagaaagtgaagaagaaggagagaaagccaacgagaaaattgaaattgaagaattaCATACTGATGAAAACACTCGAGAAAAtcaggaaaaagaaataaaagaacaaGACGAAGCAATGCAAGTGCAAGAACCAGATGTTATTGAGGACAAGATAAAAGAAGGTATAACTGAAGAAGAATTACAAAATGAGAACGaacaagaaaatattgaagatgtagataaattaataaatacctCTAGCAAACAAAAAAGCAAATTAGAGATATCTGACCGTTTAAGCAGGTCTCAAACTAATAGGAAGAAAAAGCTTAAAAAAGTAGATACATCTCAAagtgaaaaaagtgaaaaagagAACAACTTATCTGATTTGTCGTTAAAACAGAAAGTACTCAGTGTAGCTGACAATATTTTAGAGGTCGACCGTCAGAAAAAgcgtaaaaaaagaaaacaatcaGCGGAGAAAAATAATACTACTATATTAATTGAAGACAGTTTTCTTGAAGATATAGATTCGCAAATCGTAAGTAAAGATAAAAATGTTGTTTCTACCATTGATgctgataaaaataaaaaggttgaaaaggtatttttaaatgaaaagaagaagagacaGAAAATAACACATACTGATATTAATAAAGATGTTGAAGAAGAAGTATTACATGAAGAAATCACTGATACGAAGACAAAAATTACTAAAAAGcctaaaaaaataaagaagaaacaagaaaaagaaataactgAAAATGTTCCAGATATTTGTTCAGGAAATCAAGTATtagggaagaagaagaagaaaatttcgGAACCTTTGCTAAATGAAGAAATTACAACTACTAGGATATCTAAGAAAACACCAAAATTATCAAAAGACATTGTACTGCAGGATGATGAAACAGCAGTTGAACAATTGcctaaaaaaaagaaaaaattattgtcGAAAGATGCTTCTTCACAAGAAAAAGTTCTAGCTAAAACGTTAGAtaagaaacaaaatttatcaTCTAATGATACttcacaaaataaaaatatttcagctGAAAAATTATCAAAGAAACAGAATAAATTAGTGGAAAAAGTTGCAAATAGTGAAGTAAAACCTGTTAAAAAATCTATTAAATTACAACAATCGGTGTCGGATTCAAATGAAGGACCAACAATCGTTAAATTTTCTGAAGTACGGGAGGAAGCATTAAAAGCGGTAAAACGTATTACTGATGGTATAAAAGTTActaaggaaaagaaaaacaaaaaacaaaaggaaagaatgcaagaagtagaacttgaaaatgaaaaaccaAAATCCAAAAAGCAAAAGATTATAGATAACAAAACAACAAGCACAAAGGGTATTAAACGACTGTCTGATGAATTTCTTGAAAACCTTTCTGACGTTCCATCGAAACCactgaaaaagaagaagttaTCAGAGATAAAAAATCAAACATTACCATCTCGTTCAATGTTTGATTCAAGGGCTAACAAAGTAGAAAATGTATATGTGGAAGAAGATTTCGATACGGTAAGTTCCTATGGAGGTACAACTCAGTTTGCTGTTGAAAACAttcaaaaaatgaagaaaaaaaagaaaattccagGCGTAGTTTCGTTTAAGCAAAAAATGATCGCTAGAAATTCAAGGCAACCTGTATCTGCTTATTTAATGTATTTAGAGAAACAAAAGATAGCAGGTAAAGACACATTTTGTAATAAGCCATACTGA